Proteins found in one Amphiura filiformis chromosome 14, Afil_fr2py, whole genome shotgun sequence genomic segment:
- the LOC140169299 gene encoding uncharacterized protein: MAPERFTDLQLSPKADIFAFGVIVWEMVSCEIPYKGMQAETVIFQVSVNGLRPKIPDDCPQFLKQLMTRCWHQDRTQRPESLEILRSVSHEYRTTLVGENLAEDGCAAPGS, encoded by the exons ATGGCGCCAGAGAGGTTTACTGATTTGCAACTGTCACCAAAAGCTGATATATTTGCTTTTGGAGTCATTGTTTGGGAAATGGTATCATGTGAAATACCATACAAAGGCATGCAAGCTGAGACTGTGATCTTCCAAGTTAGTGTAAACGGCCTGCGTCCCAAGATTCCTGATGATTGCCCCCAATTCCTGAAACAGCTGATGACGAGATGCTGGCATCAAGATCGCACCCAGAGACCAGAGAGTTTGGAAATTCTGAGAAGCGTGTCCCATGAATACAGAACCACATTGGTGGGAGAAAATCTTGCAGAAGATG GTTGTGCAGCCCCAGGCTCATAG
- the LOC140169301 gene encoding protein-tyrosine kinase 6-like, whose protein sequence is MGANLTYHERLGSGASGEVFRVTWKSKEFGTIEAAAKKIRFDGQLTAQQKSEIEFLKRLDHKNIVKYYDTVLEKEHVVIVTEFAAKGSLYDYLKDKDKLPEHLLHRWIFHLARGVNYLKKHDVAHRDLKSHNCI, encoded by the coding sequence ATGGGTGCAAATTTGACCTATCATGAGCGCCTAGGTAGCGGAGCCAGTGGGGAAGTCTTCAGGGTCACTTGGAAATCCAAAGAATTTGGGACAATAGAAGCAGCCGCAAAGAAGATTAGATTTGATGGACAACTGACAGCCCAGCAAAAAAGTGAGATTGAATTCCTCAAGAGACTAGATCACAAGAATATTGTCAAGTATTATGATACAGTCCTGGAGAAGGAACATGTAGTTATTGTAACTGAATTTGCTGCCAAAGGATCCCTTTATGATTATCTCAAAGATAAAGACAAACTTCCAGAACATCTTCTTCATCGATGGATCTTTCACTTAGCTCGCGGAGTTAACTACCTTAAGAAACATGATGTGGCACATCGCGATTTGAAATCGCACAATTGCATTTAA